From Streptomyces sp. NBC_01426, a single genomic window includes:
- a CDS encoding fic family toxin-antitoxin system, toxin component encodes MSLHVDLTWILEIAEGAGHRDPAPEDLGVPIAAVARHRAELLEQAVYDNPYARAAALVHILGRCRWMERSNLAVACATAVMYLNASGIPADPTREQLTALAHELYEPRSTTARVTELLRTWS; translated from the coding sequence ATGTCCCTGCACGTCGACCTGACCTGGATCCTGGAAATCGCCGAAGGCGCCGGCCACCGCGACCCCGCACCCGAAGACCTCGGCGTCCCGATCGCCGCGGTCGCCCGCCACCGCGCCGAACTCCTCGAACAGGCCGTCTACGACAACCCCTACGCCCGCGCCGCCGCTCTCGTCCACATCCTGGGCCGCTGCCGCTGGATGGAACGCTCCAACCTCGCCGTCGCCTGCGCGACCGCCGTGATGTACCTCAACGCCAGCGGCATCCCCGCCGACCCCACCCGCGAACAGCTCACCGCCTTGGCCCACGAGTTGTACGAACCCCGCTCGACCACCGCCCGCGTCACCGAACTCCTGCGCACCTGGAGCTGA